From a region of the Stenotrophomonas sp. BIO128-Bstrain genome:
- a CDS encoding PH domain-containing protein encodes MSALHRFDVAPSPAWRLLWLWVPLLLVAGVMVGTALDAPERSHTELFITLPFLAVLAAALTWAYTRRSIVLHQDTLEVQSTFYRKRVPVSAMRLDEARIVDFAEHGRYKPTIKTNGYGMPGFQSGHYRMADRSKAFCLITDSSRVLHLPLRDGSAVLVSPERPRALLDALQALAGPPRAH; translated from the coding sequence GTGAGTGCACTTCACCGCTTCGACGTCGCCCCATCGCCGGCCTGGCGGTTGCTGTGGTTGTGGGTTCCGCTGCTGCTGGTCGCTGGCGTGATGGTGGGCACCGCGCTGGATGCACCGGAGCGCTCGCACACCGAACTGTTCATCACCCTGCCGTTCCTGGCGGTGCTGGCCGCGGCGCTGACCTGGGCGTACACCCGCCGCAGCATCGTGCTGCACCAGGACACGCTGGAGGTGCAGTCGACCTTCTACCGCAAGCGCGTGCCGGTGAGCGCCATGCGCCTGGATGAGGCGCGCATCGTCGATTTCGCCGAGCATGGCCGCTACAAGCCCACGATCAAGACCAACGGCTACGGCATGCCCGGGTTCCAGTCCGGTCATTACCGGATGGCCGACCGCAGCAAGGCGTTCTGCCTGATCACCGACAGCAGCCGTGTGCTGCACCTGCCGCTGCGCGATGGCAGCGCCGTGCTGGTCAGCCCGGAGCGCCCACGTGCACTGCTCGATGCGCTGCAGGCGCTGGCCGGACCGCCGCGCGCGCACTAA
- a CDS encoding M15 family metallopeptidase codes for MRRSHALLINTAEIELWPGGLLRARGSADARALARAQWVLRRKRDGRYLAVATAHGVLPLVPRLMREPGIEEALDALDRQLLEHRRGGAPDAVLPLSGLQHRLQTLGIDADAYEAATGLALEAEPAQLHLAGFDRYRRPLWLRREAARGWQRLRQQASADGIALDAISGYRSHDYQLGIFARKRGRGLSVEDILTVNAAPGYSEHHSGYALDIGTPGEPPAEESFESTAAFAWLGEHAGRFGFQLSYPRDNPHGIVYEPWHWCWRNATP; via the coding sequence ATGCGCCGATCTCACGCCCTGCTGATCAACACCGCCGAGATCGAACTGTGGCCCGGCGGCCTGCTGCGTGCACGCGGCTCTGCCGACGCGCGCGCCCTGGCGCGCGCGCAGTGGGTACTGCGGCGCAAGCGCGATGGGCGCTACCTCGCCGTCGCTACCGCCCACGGCGTGCTTCCCCTGGTGCCGCGCCTGATGCGCGAGCCGGGCATCGAGGAGGCACTGGATGCGCTGGACCGCCAGCTGCTGGAGCACCGCCGTGGCGGCGCGCCCGATGCGGTGCTGCCCCTCAGTGGACTGCAGCATCGCCTCCAAACCCTCGGGATTGATGCCGATGCCTACGAAGCCGCGACCGGACTGGCACTGGAGGCCGAACCGGCGCAGCTGCACCTGGCCGGGTTCGACCGCTACCGTCGCCCCCTCTGGCTGCGCCGTGAGGCCGCCCGGGGCTGGCAACGACTGCGCCAGCAGGCGTCCGCCGATGGCATCGCACTGGACGCGATCTCCGGTTACCGCAGCCACGATTACCAGCTCGGCATTTTCGCGCGCAAGCGCGGCCGTGGGCTGAGCGTGGAGGACATCCTCACGGTCAACGCCGCGCCCGGGTACAGCGAACACCACAGCGGCTACGCGTTGGATATCGGCACACCGGGCGAACCGCCGGCGGAAGAATCGTTCGAGTCGACTGCCGCGTTCGCGTGGCTGGGCGAGCATGCCGGGCGCTTCGGGTTCCAGCTGAGCTACCCGCGCGACAACCCGCACGGGATCGTCTACGAACCGTGGCACTGGTGCTGGCGCAACGCCACACCGTGA
- a CDS encoding DNA-3-methyladenine glycosylase, with product MPRYRRGFDVDEAHDWLSRRDRRLGTWMKRLGPIQAQPGWAKTFDPVDALTRAILFQQLSGKAASTIVGRVETAIGSPRLHADTLSRIDDAGLRVCGVSGNKALALRDLARREAAGEIPDLRRMSVMDHDAIIDALVPIRGIGRWTVEMMLMFRLGRPDILPVDDLGVRKGAQRVDKAERMPSPKELLARGEKWGPFRTYASLYLWRIADFTVDPKATTDRSQG from the coding sequence ATGCCCCGTTACCGCCGCGGCTTCGATGTTGATGAAGCGCATGACTGGTTGAGTCGGCGCGACCGGCGGCTGGGCACCTGGATGAAGCGGCTCGGCCCCATCCAGGCGCAGCCCGGCTGGGCGAAGACCTTCGACCCGGTCGATGCGCTCACGCGCGCGATCCTGTTCCAGCAGCTCAGCGGCAAGGCGGCCTCGACCATCGTCGGGCGCGTGGAGACCGCCATCGGCAGTCCCCGTCTGCATGCCGATACGCTGTCGCGCATCGACGATGCGGGGCTGCGGGTGTGCGGGGTATCGGGGAACAAGGCACTGGCGCTGCGCGACCTTGCGCGGCGCGAGGCGGCCGGCGAGATTCCCGACCTGCGCCGGATGTCGGTGATGGACCACGACGCCATCATCGATGCGCTGGTGCCGATCCGCGGCATCGGCCGCTGGACGGTGGAGATGATGCTGATGTTCCGGCTCGGCCGCCCGGACATCCTGCCGGTGGACGACCTGGGGGTCCGCAAGGGCGCCCAGCGCGTGGACAAGGCCGAGCGGATGCCCAGCCCGAAAGAGCTGCTCGCCCGCGGCGAGAAATGGGGGCCGTTCCGGACCTACGCCAGCCTGTACCTGTGGCGGATCGCCGATTTCACGGTGGATCCGAAGGCGACGACCGATCGGTCGCAGGGGTGA
- a CDS encoding DUF423 domain-containing protein produces the protein MLNLERRTRKPSLLAGLGGLLAATAVGLSAYASHGIADPLAQSHVTTAALYAFGHGVALAVLGPAQQNTLGRLALYVLLIGTLLFSGSLVAGALWKLSTQLAPVGGTALMVGWLAYGLNALRR, from the coding sequence ATGCTCAACCTGGAACGACGCACGCGCAAACCCTCCCTGCTGGCCGGCCTGGGTGGCCTGCTGGCGGCCACCGCGGTCGGGCTGTCGGCCTATGCTTCGCACGGCATCGCCGACCCGCTGGCGCAGTCGCACGTGACCACGGCGGCGCTGTACGCGTTCGGGCACGGCGTGGCGCTGGCGGTGCTGGGCCCCGCGCAGCAGAACACGCTGGGCCGCTTGGCGCTGTATGTCCTGCTGATCGGCACCCTGTTGTTCTCCGGCAGCCTGGTGGCAGGCGCGCTGTGGAAGCTCAGCACGCAGCTCGCTCCGGTCGGTGGCACCGCGCTGATGGTGGGCTGGCTGGCCTACGGCCTGAATGCGCTGAGGCGCTGA
- a CDS encoding SRPBCC family protein encodes MTRIIEFLIALGIVAGLFVIIGVCLPGERHISESIETNRKMTIVFDTVNSLRRFKDWNPLLLRDPAVELKHSGPAAGVGARLDYTSKEGSLGQGSWVITESEQNKHVAIAIEDESKGHDKVTNFTLEPTGKGGRNVKITQDYNVKYGFNLFGRYAGLYVSRHAGDDLKLGLSRMANMLATVPNVDYRTAEAPLTDLAIVDVPAEDLLVVTAGNVDRGQETITKSIKDNQEWIKRVMEANNLEAAGPFRIITTDFGAEKYAFDVAQPVKKKGAEGATAEALTVKIDGGAPVKYVHVAPHRSAHAAYTGHMAGLDIARNALRAWSVTGGNEVIDRPYESWKDGVDKSFTPEGTYDIYWAVK; translated from the coding sequence ATGACCCGTATTATCGAGTTCCTGATCGCCTTGGGGATCGTGGCTGGCCTGTTCGTCATCATTGGCGTATGTCTGCCGGGCGAGCGCCATATTTCCGAAAGCATCGAGACCAACCGCAAGATGACGATCGTGTTCGACACGGTCAACAGCCTGCGCCGCTTCAAGGACTGGAACCCGCTCTTGCTGCGCGATCCCGCCGTTGAACTGAAGCACTCCGGCCCCGCTGCCGGCGTCGGCGCACGCCTGGACTACACCTCCAAGGAAGGTTCCTTGGGCCAGGGTAGCTGGGTGATCACCGAGTCCGAGCAGAACAAGCACGTTGCCATCGCCATCGAGGACGAGAGCAAGGGCCACGACAAGGTGACCAACTTCACCCTCGAGCCGACCGGCAAGGGTGGCCGCAACGTCAAGATCACGCAGGACTACAACGTCAAGTACGGTTTCAACCTGTTCGGTCGTTACGCTGGCCTGTACGTAAGCCGTCACGCCGGTGACGACCTGAAGCTGGGTCTGTCGCGCATGGCCAACATGCTGGCCACCGTGCCGAACGTGGACTACCGCACCGCCGAAGCCCCGCTGACCGATCTGGCCATCGTGGACGTCCCGGCCGAGGACCTGCTGGTCGTCACCGCCGGCAATGTGGACCGCGGCCAGGAAACCATCACCAAGTCCATCAAGGACAACCAGGAGTGGATCAAGCGCGTCATGGAGGCCAACAACCTCGAAGCCGCCGGTCCGTTCCGCATCATCACCACCGATTTCGGCGCCGAGAAGTACGCCTTCGACGTGGCCCAGCCGGTCAAGAAGAAGGGTGCTGAAGGCGCGACTGCCGAAGCCCTGACGGTGAAGATCGACGGTGGTGCCCCGGTCAAGTACGTGCATGTCGCTCCGCACCGTTCGGCCCACGCGGCCTACACCGGCCACATGGCTGGCCTGGACATCGCCCGCAACGCCCTGCGTGCGTGGTCGGTGACCGGCGGCAACGAAGTGATCGATCGTCCGTACGAGTCCTGGAAGGACGGCGTGGACAAGTCGTTCACTCCGGAAGGCACGTACGACATCTACTGGGCCGTCAAGTAA
- a CDS encoding response regulator transcription factor — protein MIRVCLVDDQTLVRQGIRSLLALDDGIEVVAEAADGRQAVEVVPQVRPDVVLMDMRMPVMSGLEALQMLSRLNQLPPTIILTTFDDDQLVLAGLKAGAKGYLLKDVTLDQLVGAIRTVADGGSLVQPAVTQRLLSGLEHMRNEFVSLDRPDPLTDRETEILRLMASGFSNKEIANSLGVAEGTIKNHVSNILSKLGVRDRTRAVLKAFELQLV, from the coding sequence ATGATTCGCGTCTGCCTGGTCGACGACCAAACCCTGGTGCGGCAGGGGATCCGCTCGCTGCTGGCGCTCGATGACGGCATCGAGGTGGTCGCCGAGGCCGCCGATGGCCGCCAGGCAGTCGAGGTGGTCCCGCAGGTCCGCCCGGACGTGGTCCTGATGGACATGCGCATGCCGGTGATGTCCGGCCTGGAGGCGCTGCAGATGCTGTCGCGGCTGAACCAGCTGCCGCCGACCATCATCCTGACCACCTTCGATGATGACCAGCTGGTGCTGGCCGGGCTCAAGGCCGGCGCCAAGGGCTATCTGCTCAAGGATGTGACCCTGGACCAGCTGGTGGGGGCGATCCGGACCGTGGCCGATGGCGGCTCGCTGGTCCAGCCGGCGGTCACCCAGCGGCTGCTGTCCGGCCTGGAGCACATGCGCAACGAGTTCGTGAGCCTGGACCGGCCCGACCCGCTGACCGACCGCGAGACCGAGATCCTGCGGCTGATGGCCAGCGGCTTCTCCAACAAGGAGATCGCCAATTCATTGGGTGTGGCCGAGGGCACCATCAAGAACCACGTGTCCAACATCCTCTCCAAGCTGGGCGTGCGCGACCGCACCCGGGCCGTGCTCAAGGCCTTCGAACTGCAGCTGGTCTGA
- a CDS encoding sensor histidine kinase encodes MLGYLSHTRVLRLAGLFTWVMVGLPLVYSQYEALLRRGGGVDAWALWLFAAYLAFGAGYFWLTRGLRNGGHSRWYDRVMLVLLTASALGVSYLSGSGLGSILMMVAAGVIPWMLPVRGGVIWLLLSQLAVLPVYYLILNFSLFEAVMQSLLYGGFSMFIFVTSLVARQQTDAREEQRRLNTELRATRVLLAESARVNERTRISRELHDLLGHHLTALSLNLEVAGHITEGQAQEHVHQAHTLAKLLLTDVREAVSQLRDSGAIDLAAALRPLTEQVPSLDIHLDIDEPLSVEDPERAHVLLRCTQEIITNAVRHAGARNLWIKVRREPPGIVVLEAHDDGVGADGIVVGNGLRGMRERLQQCGGELQIETRRGQGFRLRASVPGVPVLMLSAVIEGVR; translated from the coding sequence ATGTTGGGATACCTCAGCCACACCCGAGTACTGCGACTGGCCGGCCTGTTCACCTGGGTCATGGTCGGACTTCCTCTGGTTTACTCGCAGTACGAAGCGCTGCTGCGCCGCGGCGGTGGCGTCGATGCGTGGGCGCTGTGGCTGTTCGCCGCGTACCTGGCCTTCGGTGCCGGCTACTTCTGGCTGACCCGCGGGCTGCGCAACGGCGGCCACTCGCGCTGGTACGACCGGGTCATGCTGGTGCTGCTCACCGCCTCGGCGCTGGGCGTGAGCTACCTGAGCGGTTCGGGCCTGGGCAGCATCCTGATGATGGTCGCTGCCGGTGTCATTCCCTGGATGCTGCCGGTGCGCGGGGGGGTGATCTGGCTGTTGTTGAGCCAGCTGGCGGTCCTGCCGGTCTACTACCTGATCCTGAATTTCTCGCTGTTCGAGGCGGTGATGCAGTCGCTGCTGTATGGCGGCTTCTCCATGTTCATCTTCGTGACCAGCCTGGTGGCCCGGCAGCAGACCGATGCCCGCGAGGAACAGCGCCGGCTCAATACCGAGCTGCGCGCCACCCGCGTGCTGCTGGCCGAAAGCGCCCGGGTCAATGAACGCACCCGCATCTCCCGCGAGCTGCACGACCTGCTGGGCCACCACCTCACCGCCCTCAGCCTCAACCTGGAGGTGGCCGGCCACATCACCGAGGGCCAGGCCCAGGAGCATGTGCACCAGGCCCACACCCTGGCCAAGCTGCTGCTGACCGACGTGCGCGAGGCGGTGAGCCAGCTGCGCGACAGCGGCGCGATCGACCTGGCCGCGGCCCTGCGCCCGCTGACCGAGCAGGTCCCCTCGCTGGACATCCACCTGGATATCGACGAGCCGCTGAGCGTGGAAGACCCCGAGCGGGCCCACGTACTGCTGCGCTGCACCCAGGAAATCATCACCAATGCGGTGCGCCACGCCGGCGCGCGCAACCTGTGGATCAAGGTCCGGCGCGAGCCACCGGGCATCGTGGTGCTGGAAGCGCATGATGACGGGGTGGGGGCCGACGGCATCGTGGTCGGCAACGGGTTGCGCGGGATGCGCGAGCGCCTGCAACAATGCGGTGGTGAGCTGCAGATCGAAACCCGCCGGGGCCAGGGCTTCCGCCTTCGTGCCTCGGTACCCGGCGTGCCAGTATTGATGCTGAGCGCTGTCATTGAAGGAGTGCGTTGA
- a CDS encoding GNAT family N-acetyltransferase — translation MSIVIRDVREHELDSVLALNNNAGLAILPLDAARLRLFYESAEYFRVAERDGNLAGFLIGFGSDSQHDSSNFAWFKQQLDTKFFYIDRIVVASRRRGGGVGRAFYADAQSYAELRYPQLTCEVFLDHGADAALLFHGSFGFREVGQNNMAHVDVRASMLLKDLCSYQWVHDTYGDQLPDVPWVGHRREPLRAQQQTGT, via the coding sequence ATGTCGATTGTCATCCGCGACGTGCGCGAGCACGAGCTCGATTCCGTCCTGGCCCTGAACAACAATGCCGGCCTGGCCATCCTGCCGTTGGATGCCGCCCGCCTGCGTCTGTTCTATGAAAGCGCTGAGTATTTCCGCGTCGCCGAGCGCGACGGCAACCTGGCCGGTTTCCTGATCGGCTTCGGCAGCGACAGCCAGCACGACAGCAGCAACTTCGCCTGGTTCAAGCAGCAGCTGGATACCAAATTCTTCTACATCGACCGCATCGTGGTCGCCAGCCGCCGTCGCGGCGGTGGTGTCGGCCGTGCGTTCTATGCCGACGCCCAGAGCTACGCCGAGCTGCGCTATCCGCAGCTCACCTGCGAAGTCTTCCTGGACCACGGCGCCGATGCCGCCCTGCTCTTCCACGGCAGCTTCGGCTTCCGCGAAGTCGGGCAGAACAACATGGCCCACGTGGATGTGCGTGCCAGCATGCTGCTCAAGGACCTGTGCAGTTACCAGTGGGTGCACGACACCTACGGCGACCAGCTGCCGGATGTGCCCTGGGTGGGCCATCGCCGCGAGCCGCTGCGCGCGCAGCAGCAGACGGGGACCTGA
- the minC gene encoding septum site-determining protein MinC — MDFEQAGELKIGQVGIANLRIRTLDVERLTREMQERVARAPKLFGRAAVILDFGGLSKIPDVATAKALLDGLRKAGVLPVALAYGTTETDLLSQQLGLPLLAKFRAQYERAEAEPAPAPARAPVAEPPRRSRAAAAVPAAPAPNAVATGGAPKPGRMQTVNVRSGQQLYAENCDLTVMATVGAGAEVIADGSIHIYGTLRGRALAGAQGNTTARIFCREFHAELVAIAGHYKVLDDVPDSLRGKAVQVWLEQDQIKIAALD; from the coding sequence ATGGATTTTGAACAGGCCGGCGAACTGAAGATCGGCCAGGTCGGCATCGCCAATCTGCGCATCCGCACCCTCGATGTCGAACGCCTTACCCGGGAAATGCAGGAACGTGTCGCGCGTGCGCCGAAGCTGTTCGGGCGTGCCGCGGTGATCCTGGATTTCGGCGGACTCAGCAAAATACCCGACGTGGCCACCGCCAAGGCACTGCTGGATGGCCTGCGCAAGGCCGGCGTGCTGCCGGTCGCGCTGGCCTATGGCACCACCGAAACCGACCTGCTCTCCCAGCAGCTCGGCCTGCCGCTGCTGGCCAAGTTCCGCGCCCAGTACGAGCGTGCCGAAGCCGAGCCGGCCCCCGCGCCTGCCCGCGCGCCGGTGGCCGAGCCGCCGCGCCGTTCGCGTGCCGCTGCCGCCGTACCCGCGGCGCCTGCCCCGAATGCCGTGGCCACCGGCGGCGCGCCCAAGCCGGGCCGCATGCAGACCGTCAATGTCCGCTCGGGCCAGCAGCTGTACGCGGAGAACTGCGACCTGACCGTCATGGCCACCGTCGGCGCCGGCGCCGAAGTGATCGCCGACGGCAGCATCCACATCTACGGTACGCTGCGGGGCCGTGCCCTGGCAGGTGCCCAGGGCAACACCACGGCGCGTATTTTCTGCCGTGAATTCCACGCTGAACTGGTCGCCATCGCCGGCCATTACAAGGTACTGGACGATGTTCCGGACTCCCTGCGCGGCAAGGCCGTGCAGGTGTGGCTGGAACAGGACCAGATCAAGATCGCTGCGCTGGACTGA
- the minD gene encoding septum site-determining protein MinD, which produces MAEIIVVTSGKGGVGKTTSSASLACGLARRGKKVAVIDFDVGLRNLDLIMGCERRVVYDFVNVVHGEATLKQALIKDKRFDNLYVLAASQTRDKDALTQEGVRKVLDDLVADGFEYIICDSPAGIEKGAFLAMYYADRAVVVVNPEVSSVRDSDRIIGLLDSKTHKAESGKNVPAFLLLTRYSPVRVESGEMLSITDVEEVLGLKAIGVVPESGDVLNASNKGEPVILDPESAAGQAYEDAVGRILGEERPMRFTTVEKKGFFSKLFGG; this is translated from the coding sequence TTGGCTGAAATCATCGTAGTCACCTCCGGCAAGGGCGGCGTCGGCAAGACCACCAGCAGCGCCAGCCTGGCCTGCGGGCTGGCACGTCGTGGCAAGAAGGTGGCCGTGATCGACTTCGACGTCGGCCTGCGCAACCTCGACCTGATCATGGGCTGCGAGCGCCGCGTGGTGTACGACTTCGTCAATGTCGTGCACGGCGAAGCGACCCTCAAGCAGGCCCTGATCAAGGACAAGCGCTTCGACAACCTGTACGTGCTGGCTGCCTCGCAGACCCGCGACAAGGACGCGCTGACCCAGGAAGGCGTGCGCAAGGTGCTCGACGACCTGGTCGCCGACGGCTTCGAATACATCATCTGCGACTCCCCGGCCGGCATCGAGAAGGGCGCGTTCCTGGCGATGTACTACGCCGACCGTGCGGTCGTGGTGGTGAACCCGGAAGTGTCTTCGGTGCGCGACTCGGACCGCATCATCGGCCTGCTCGACTCGAAGACCCACAAGGCCGAATCCGGCAAGAACGTGCCGGCCTTCCTGCTGCTCACGCGCTACAGCCCGGTGCGGGTGGAAAGCGGGGAGATGCTCAGCATCACCGACGTCGAAGAAGTGCTGGGCCTGAAGGCCATTGGCGTGGTGCCCGAGTCGGGCGACGTGCTCAATGCGTCCAACAAGGGTGAACCGGTCATTCTGGACCCCGAATCGGCGGCGGGCCAGGCATACGAAGATGCGGTGGGCCGCATCCTTGGCGAAGAGCGTCCGATGCGCTTCACCACCGTGGAGAAGAAAGGCTTCTTCAGCAAGCTGTTCGGAGGGTAA
- the minE gene encoding cell division topological specificity factor MinE, with translation MGLFDFLNRKKTTAETAKNRLQIIIAQERSHRGGPDYLPLLQRELLEVIKKYVNIDADAVKVDLVKDGEHDVLDISVALPEGPQQP, from the coding sequence ATGGGACTGTTCGATTTCCTGAACCGAAAGAAGACCACTGCCGAAACGGCCAAGAACCGCCTGCAGATCATCATCGCGCAGGAACGCAGCCACCGCGGCGGCCCGGACTACCTGCCCCTGCTGCAGCGCGAGCTGCTGGAAGTGATCAAGAAGTACGTCAACATCGACGCTGATGCGGTCAAGGTCGACCTGGTCAAGGACGGCGAGCACGATGTGCTCGATATTTCCGTCGCCTTGCCGGAAGGCCCGCAGCAGCCCTGA
- a CDS encoding DUF819 family protein — protein sequence MKAPALIQNDIVVFGLIAATLGAVFWTASREQGPWKRFYTYVPALLLCYLIPGVYNTVGLIDGQNTHLYNPVARDILLPAALVLLTLAVDIKGILRLGPKLIVMYLGASLSIMVGAVVAFQLMKWLHPATVAGDTWAGMAALAGSWIGGGANMLAMREVFDVNATTFGQFAVVDVGVGYVWMAVLIFMAGRSAKIDARSGADTSGIDALKLRIQAFQAQHERVASLTDLMLIVAVAFGVVGLSHAIAGPVSAWFKGHVAWASQFSLDAPFVWVVVISTTCGLALSFTRARNLEGAGASKLGSLLLYFLIACIGMQMDLLALLDRPWLFLLGLIWIAVHIVLLWALARALKVPFFYFAIGSQSNIGGPASAPVVAAAFHPSLAPVGVLLGTMGYATGTYLAYIVGITLRAMAG from the coding sequence GTGAAAGCACCCGCCCTGATCCAGAACGATATCGTCGTCTTCGGCCTGATCGCCGCCACCCTCGGCGCCGTGTTCTGGACTGCCTCGCGCGAGCAGGGGCCGTGGAAGCGTTTCTACACCTACGTGCCAGCCCTGTTGCTGTGCTACCTGATTCCCGGGGTGTACAACACCGTCGGCCTGATCGACGGCCAGAACACCCATCTCTACAACCCGGTCGCCCGCGACATCCTGCTGCCCGCCGCGCTGGTACTGCTCACTTTGGCCGTGGATATCAAGGGCATCCTGCGGCTGGGACCGAAACTGATCGTGATGTACCTGGGCGCCTCGCTGAGCATCATGGTCGGCGCGGTGGTCGCGTTTCAGTTGATGAAGTGGCTGCATCCGGCAACCGTGGCCGGCGATACCTGGGCCGGCATGGCCGCGCTGGCCGGCAGCTGGATTGGCGGCGGCGCCAACATGCTGGCGATGCGCGAAGTGTTCGATGTCAACGCGACCACCTTCGGGCAGTTCGCGGTGGTCGATGTCGGTGTCGGCTACGTGTGGATGGCGGTGCTGATCTTCATGGCCGGGCGTTCGGCGAAGATCGATGCGCGCAGTGGGGCCGATACCTCGGGCATCGATGCGCTCAAGCTGCGCATCCAGGCCTTCCAGGCGCAGCACGAGCGCGTGGCCAGCCTGACCGACCTGATGCTGATCGTCGCCGTTGCCTTCGGCGTGGTGGGGCTGTCGCATGCGATCGCCGGTCCGGTCTCGGCATGGTTCAAGGGCCATGTCGCCTGGGCCTCGCAGTTCAGCCTGGACGCGCCCTTCGTATGGGTGGTGGTGATTTCCACCACCTGCGGCCTGGCGCTGAGCTTCACCCGTGCGCGCAACCTGGAAGGCGCCGGTGCCTCCAAGCTGGGTTCGCTGCTGCTGTACTTCCTGATCGCCTGCATCGGCATGCAGATGGATCTGCTGGCGTTGCTGGACCGCCCTTGGCTGTTCCTGCTTGGCCTGATCTGGATCGCGGTGCACATCGTGCTGCTGTGGGCGCTGGCGCGCGCGCTGAAGGTGCCGTTCTTCTACTTTGCGATCGGCTCGCAATCCAACATCGGCGGGCCGGCCTCGGCGCCCGTGGTCGCGGCGGCGTTCCACCCCTCGCTGGCACCGGTCGGCGTGCTGCTGGGCACGATGGGCTACGCGACGGGCACGTACCTGGCCTACATCGTCGGCATCACGCTGCGCGCGATGGCGGGGTAG